The following are encoded in a window of Sutcliffiella horikoshii genomic DNA:
- a CDS encoding MEDS domain-containing protein, giving the protein MRPIPAFTPQNLESITEGHVYYRFKEIDVYLDHLLSFIDSGINNKENILIIESMKNLPKIKDTIKQRYSEDQQSAIRIVNNFDYYFSGGDFNTKTILGHFEKDVTILKKDNRSIRTWAHVEWASDEPDAEQLREYEITSDDFVVREGMLSVCAYSCNSLSPVLHSALEQVHKYVMTDDDFYTSELYKKP; this is encoded by the coding sequence GTGAGACCAATTCCTGCTTTTACCCCCCAAAACCTAGAGAGTATCACGGAAGGGCATGTCTACTATCGTTTTAAAGAGATAGACGTCTATCTAGACCATTTACTATCATTTATAGACTCAGGCATTAACAATAAAGAAAATATACTTATTATTGAAAGTATGAAAAACCTCCCAAAAATAAAAGATACAATAAAGCAGCGATACAGCGAAGATCAGCAATCCGCCATAAGAATCGTCAATAATTTTGATTATTATTTTTCAGGTGGAGATTTTAATACCAAGACAATATTGGGGCATTTCGAAAAAGATGTTACTATATTGAAAAAAGACAATCGCTCCATCCGTACCTGGGCTCATGTAGAGTGGGCATCAGACGAGCCGGATGCTGAGCAGCTTAGGGAATACGAAATTACTTCAGATGACTTTGTTGTTAGAGAAGGCATGCTTTCAGTTTGCGCATACTCCTGCAATTCTTTGTCACCTGTCCTGCATTCGGCATTGGAACAAGTTCATAAATATGTAATGACCGATGATGATTTTTACACCTCGGAATTATATAAAAAACCTTGA
- a CDS encoding DeoR/GlpR family DNA-binding transcription regulator, whose protein sequence is MLTPERQQKILELVQKQDVVKLQDFVDATGASESTIRRDLSQLEEANKLKRVHGGAAKVYQKTEERSILEKASINLHEKKQIAKKAAELVKDGDCIFLDAGTTTFQMIPYLENKQVTVVTNGFAHIQSLMERGVTTYIVGGFMKNKTGAIIGSKANQSLLDYNFDKAFIGANGVHLKSGYTTPDPEEASVKSLAIKLANEAFILADSSKIKEVTFAKIAPLHSAALLIDHLDESIAAAYRESTIVIEVMS, encoded by the coding sequence ATGTTAACACCAGAAAGACAGCAGAAAATACTTGAATTAGTTCAAAAACAAGATGTAGTGAAGCTTCAGGACTTTGTGGATGCAACAGGCGCATCGGAATCAACCATACGTAGAGATCTAAGTCAGCTTGAAGAAGCGAACAAATTGAAAAGGGTGCATGGGGGAGCTGCAAAAGTTTATCAAAAGACGGAGGAGCGAAGCATACTTGAAAAGGCTTCCATAAACCTTCATGAAAAAAAACAGATAGCCAAAAAGGCTGCAGAGCTTGTGAAAGATGGAGATTGCATTTTCCTTGACGCCGGAACAACTACTTTTCAAATGATTCCATACCTTGAAAACAAGCAGGTTACCGTTGTCACCAATGGTTTTGCACATATTCAATCATTGATGGAAAGAGGAGTCACCACTTATATCGTGGGTGGATTCATGAAGAATAAGACGGGGGCCATCATCGGGAGTAAAGCTAACCAGTCTTTACTTGACTATAATTTCGATAAAGCATTTATTGGAGCTAACGGTGTCCATTTAAAAAGTGGTTATACGACTCCAGACCCAGAGGAAGCAAGTGTGAAAAGTCTGGCAATCAAGCTTGCCAACGAAGCTTTTATACTTGCCGACTCCTCCAAAATCAAAGAAGTGACTTTTGCAAAAATTGCACCGCTTCATTCGGCTGCACTTTTAATAGATCATTTGGATGAGTCGATTGCAGCTGCATATAGAGAAAGTACAATCGTGATAGAGGTGATGTCATGA